AGCGATCGGCCCGGAGGAACCGGTCGCGGCAGCCAATTGGAGCAATGGCCAAACAGAAAGGAATTCGCCCATGGCCAAGTGCGGGGAGGCAGCGTGCGCCAAATTGCGCGGTGGCTATTACACTCCGCCCGAGGTCGCCGCGTGGCTCGCCCAATGGGCGATCCGCTCTGCCGACGATCGTGTTTTGGAGCCCAGCAGCGGAGACGGCGTCTTCCTGGAACAGGCGGCCAAGCGACTTTTGAGACTGGGCGCCTCACCGGATGCCGTGCTGAAGCAGATCGCCGGCGTAGAAATTGAGCCGGCGGAGGCCCGCAAAGCCGCCGTGCGAATGGAAGGCATTCTGGGACGCGAGCCGAACGGTCAGGTCGCGCGTGCCGACTTCTTTCACTGGCTGACGGGGCACTCCCAGGAGCAGTTTGATTGCGCCCTCGGCAATCCCCCCTTCATCCGCTACCAGAACTTTCCCGAGCCGTCGCGATCGCGCGCGATGTCGCTGATGAAATCGTTCGGGCTGCGGCCAAACAAGCTCACCAACACCTGGGTGCCGTTCGTCGTGGGCAGCCTCGCCAGACTGAAGCGGGGCGGCCGCCTGGCGATGGTGCTGCCCGCCGAGTTGCTGCAAGTGAGCTACGCGGCGCAGTTGCGGCGTTTCTTGGCAAATCATTTCACGCGCATCCACATCTTCGCCTGCAATCGGTTGTTTTTTGATAATGCGGAGCAAGAGGTGCTGCTATTGTTGGCCGACGGGTACTCGCCGGCCGCCGCGTCTCAGTGCCTGATCGAGTTGATCGAAGCCGACGACGTCGACGGCGTGCTCTCATCGACGCCGAACCACAGAGACGCCAGCGAATACAGCGTTCTCGACCACGGCAGCGAAAAATGGCTGAAATACTTTCTTAAGCCGGTTGAAATCGGTTTCATGCGCGCCCTCAAGACGCACCAGGGCATCACGCACCTTGCCGAGCACGCCGAGATCGACATCGGCGTGGTCACGGGCCGCAATGAATTCTTCGTCGTTCCCAAGTCGACGCTCGAGGAGTTTAACCTGCGGGAGTTCGCCGTCAATCTCGTCGGCCGCTCGTCGCAGTTGCGCGGTGCAATCATCGGCGACGAGGAGTGGCGCGAAATGGCGGAGGGCGGCAAACACGTGCATTTGCTGTTGCTGGGCGGCCCGCGGAGCGCGGCGCTCAACGAGGGAGCCAAGCGGTATATCGCAACGGGCGAGAACCGCGGAGTCCACACAGGCTACAAATGCGCGTTGCGAGCACCGTGGTATCTCGTGCCCTCAATCTGGGTCCCCGATGCCTTTTTCTTCCGGCAGATTTACGATTTTCCGCGGGTCGTGCTCAACAAGGCCGGCGCGATTTCCACGGACACGATTCACCGCATGCGATGCCGGAAAAAACCCGTCGCCGTGCTGCAGAGCCTCTACACCCATTTGACCGCGGCCTCGGCAGAAATTGAGGGCCGCAGCTATGGCGGCGGCGTGCTGGAGCTTCAGCCAACCGAAGCGGAGCGGCTGTTGATGCCGAAGAAACTTGGCGACGGGTTGCCGCTGCCTACGGTTGACCAAATGATCCGTAAGGGCAATCTGCCGGACATCCTGGCGGAAAACGACCGACTGATCCTTCGAGAGCTCGGACTGACCAAGGGCGAGTGCGCGATGCTCAAGGCGATCTGGGAGAAGATGCGCGAGCGTCGCCGGTCGCGCAAGCGATAGTCACTCTTCGTGGGACGTTTCCTTGTCGGCTTCGAATTCGGCCTCGATCTCCGGTTCGTCAACGTCGTGCGGCGGCAGCCCCTTGTATCGTTCGACGTAATGCCGCTCGACTTGCCCCGAGAACGACTCGATGCGCAAGGGCG
The Pirellulales bacterium genome window above contains:
- a CDS encoding class I SAM-dependent methyltransferase; this encodes MAKCGEAACAKLRGGYYTPPEVAAWLAQWAIRSADDRVLEPSSGDGVFLEQAAKRLLRLGASPDAVLKQIAGVEIEPAEARKAAVRMEGILGREPNGQVARADFFHWLTGHSQEQFDCALGNPPFIRYQNFPEPSRSRAMSLMKSFGLRPNKLTNTWVPFVVGSLARLKRGGRLAMVLPAELLQVSYAAQLRRFLANHFTRIHIFACNRLFFDNAEQEVLLLLADGYSPAAASQCLIELIEADDVDGVLSSTPNHRDASEYSVLDHGSEKWLKYFLKPVEIGFMRALKTHQGITHLAEHAEIDIGVVTGRNEFFVVPKSTLEEFNLREFAVNLVGRSSQLRGAIIGDEEWREMAEGGKHVHLLLLGGPRSAALNEGAKRYIATGENRGVHTGYKCALRAPWYLVPSIWVPDAFFFRQIYDFPRVVLNKAGAISTDTIHRMRCRKKPVAVLQSLYTHLTAASAEIEGRSYGGGVLELQPTEAERLLMPKKLGDGLPLPTVDQMIRKGNLPDILAENDRLILRELGLTKGECAMLKAIWEKMRERRRSRKR